In one window of Lewinella sp. 4G2 DNA:
- a CDS encoding SDR family NAD(P)-dependent oxidoreductase — MLSISLAYSIEDQPAAQQIADDLEGFVTINHFGVETTTGGALMAGMLDAESGPLIVLLSDHFLRNANCLFGASSFLIGRRDTLLVSLKTRTYDEDLQEIVVVQTDLSDDEQRAVYENYWNDSFRDLTDKTKDLNLNQNNPFRRYLDRVRTIQQELPEILNHLADSPHTTQSDLESGAYADLFSLIKAPEVHHSFAAHQAEQFAGVPGIQLLSNQGADAGAEEVSGEGPPKVETAPLAKNKSPKKKASIPKQELPLEEESDAPVYDVDPDTQAKLWISRAWNLYEDGDAEAGLALLAGGREQLPDYPDVAYNYALMLAMDSESPEIALLELNKMLEDFHDHKGALFLSGELSLLLEDYESAYLDWLQLRDVDPLYPDLNYRLGCLVSEQFPNRSTEAITYFRRAVRDEPQNGDARYRYGMMLYTHQGSTKKAIKWLKRAIDITPGHAAAHYALAVLMHRRGKLTAARNFYRTAVHLDSTYDTAVNQQAFAQKLRFKSDTSNRGKKAIERMQARIEELEAALLREGGVAPSHLTAPASAPKTKGLEGKTALISGATSGIGRATSVRLAAAGCRLILLARRTARLEELAAELDANYGTECHLITADVRDREKLSRKLSALPEDWKKIDLLLNNAGKAKGFDPIHEGDYDHWDEMIDVNLKGLLTLTREVSPLMVSRGAGTIINVCSTAGKEVYPNGNVYCATKHAVDALTYAMRLDLVKYGIRVGQICPAHVEETEFAVVRFDGDRQRAKIYEDFQPLRSRDVADAVYFMFAQPAHVNIMDVVLQGTQQASSTVVDRSGREKFKPA, encoded by the coding sequence ATGTTGAGTATCTCCCTCGCTTATTCCATCGAAGACCAACCCGCGGCCCAGCAAATTGCGGATGACCTGGAAGGTTTCGTCACCATAAATCACTTCGGCGTCGAGACCACCACCGGCGGCGCGCTGATGGCTGGTATGTTGGACGCCGAGTCCGGGCCACTCATCGTACTCCTCAGCGATCATTTTCTGCGCAACGCTAACTGTTTGTTCGGCGCGTCATCCTTTCTAATCGGTCGGCGGGACACCCTCCTGGTTTCTTTGAAAACCCGGACGTACGATGAAGACTTGCAGGAAATTGTCGTCGTACAAACCGATCTGTCGGATGATGAGCAACGGGCTGTCTACGAGAATTACTGGAATGATTCCTTCCGGGATCTAACCGACAAGACCAAAGACCTCAACCTTAATCAAAACAATCCTTTCCGCCGCTACCTCGACCGGGTCCGTACCATCCAGCAGGAGTTGCCCGAAATACTGAACCACCTCGCTGATTCTCCGCACACCACTCAGTCTGATCTGGAATCCGGGGCCTACGCAGACCTGTTTTCTCTCATCAAAGCTCCCGAGGTCCATCACTCTTTTGCGGCGCACCAGGCGGAGCAATTTGCTGGTGTTCCCGGCATCCAACTGCTATCCAATCAGGGCGCTGACGCAGGTGCAGAGGAAGTGAGTGGGGAAGGTCCGCCAAAAGTTGAAACGGCTCCTCTGGCTAAAAATAAATCCCCTAAGAAAAAGGCAAGTATCCCCAAGCAAGAGCTGCCGTTGGAGGAAGAAAGTGATGCACCCGTTTACGATGTCGATCCGGACACCCAAGCAAAACTTTGGATCAGCCGCGCGTGGAACCTATACGAAGATGGCGATGCGGAGGCCGGACTCGCCCTGCTGGCCGGCGGGCGCGAACAACTCCCCGATTACCCCGACGTGGCCTACAACTACGCCTTAATGCTGGCCATGGACTCGGAGTCACCCGAGATCGCCCTCCTCGAGCTTAATAAAATGCTGGAGGACTTCCACGACCACAAGGGCGCGCTATTCCTCAGCGGAGAATTAAGCCTGCTGTTGGAAGACTACGAGAGCGCTTACCTGGATTGGCTGCAACTTAGGGACGTTGATCCCCTGTACCCCGACCTCAATTACCGGCTCGGCTGCCTCGTTAGTGAGCAGTTTCCCAACCGGAGTACGGAGGCCATCACTTACTTCCGCCGGGCAGTCCGGGATGAGCCCCAAAATGGTGACGCCCGCTACCGCTACGGGATGATGTTGTACACTCACCAGGGATCCACGAAAAAAGCCATCAAATGGCTGAAGCGTGCCATCGACATTACGCCGGGGCACGCAGCGGCTCATTACGCCCTGGCCGTGCTCATGCACCGGCGGGGTAAACTAACGGCTGCCAGGAATTTCTACCGCACGGCCGTTCACCTGGATTCGACTTACGATACGGCGGTGAACCAGCAGGCCTTCGCTCAGAAACTGCGCTTTAAGTCAGATACGTCCAACCGGGGCAAGAAGGCCATCGAACGGATGCAGGCTCGAATTGAAGAGTTGGAGGCGGCCCTTTTGCGGGAGGGTGGGGTAGCCCCTTCCCATCTCACGGCACCCGCGTCAGCGCCCAAAACGAAAGGACTGGAAGGTAAAACCGCCCTTATTAGTGGTGCCACTTCGGGTATTGGACGGGCAACTTCAGTCAGACTCGCCGCAGCGGGTTGCCGACTGATCCTGCTCGCCAGAAGAACCGCCCGGCTGGAAGAACTGGCAGCAGAACTTGACGCCAACTACGGCACCGAATGCCACCTCATCACGGCGGATGTGCGGGACCGTGAAAAACTCTCAAGAAAGCTTAGCGCTCTCCCGGAAGACTGGAAAAAAATCGATCTGCTGCTAAATAACGCCGGAAAGGCTAAGGGATTTGACCCCATCCACGAAGGCGATTATGACCACTGGGATGAGATGATTGACGTCAACCTAAAGGGTCTCCTGACACTTACTCGGGAGGTGAGCCCACTAATGGTCTCGCGCGGAGCAGGTACAATTATCAATGTCTGTAGCACGGCTGGTAAGGAAGTATACCCAAATGGTAACGTGTATTGTGCCACCAAACACGCCGTGGATGCCCTCACGTACGCAATGCGCCTCGATTTGGTGAAATACGGGATCCGCGTCGGCCAGATCTGCCCCGCACACGTCGAAGAAACTGAATTTGCGGTGGTGCGCTTCGACGGCGATCGCCAACGCGCCAAGATCTACGAGGACTTCCAACCACTGCGCTCGCGGGACGTTGCCGATGCCGTATACTTCATGTTCGCTCAACCGGCGCACGTGAATATCATGGACGTAGTTCTGCAGGGTACCCAGCAAGCCAGCTCGACGGTGGTGGACCGCAGTGGTAGAGAAAAATTTAAGCCAGCATAA
- the tmk gene encoding dTMP kinase yields MSRPLFIVVEGLDGSGKTTQIELLRDQLQGLGQACYLTGEPTDLPTGKFLRSILSGAIEADMKTVAALFAADRIEHLFHPTEGILAKLEAGYHVIASRYYFSSLAYQSEYANPNWIASINALAKQTLPADLTLFLDLDPEVSLQRIDARGGDKEIYETREKLQHVRESFHLAFEHFGVGENIRTVDASGSVPEVADAIWSAVTAVLD; encoded by the coding sequence ATGAGCCGACCCTTATTTATCGTCGTGGAAGGACTCGACGGCAGTGGTAAAACCACCCAGATTGAATTGTTGCGAGACCAGCTGCAGGGTCTGGGCCAAGCCTGCTACCTGACGGGAGAGCCGACTGATTTACCCACGGGAAAATTCCTTCGCTCCATCTTAAGTGGCGCCATTGAAGCCGACATGAAAACGGTAGCCGCTCTCTTTGCTGCCGATCGCATTGAACACCTATTTCACCCCACCGAAGGCATTCTGGCTAAATTGGAAGCTGGCTACCACGTGATCGCCAGCCGCTATTATTTCTCTAGCCTGGCGTACCAAAGTGAATACGCGAATCCAAACTGGATTGCTTCCATCAACGCCCTGGCGAAGCAAACTTTGCCGGCGGATCTTACCCTCTTCCTGGACCTCGACCCGGAAGTGAGTCTGCAAAGAATTGACGCTAGAGGGGGAGACAAAGAGATCTACGAGACCCGCGAGAAATTGCAACACGTACGCGAAAGCTTCCATTTGGCCTTCGAACATTTTGGAGTGGGAGAGAATATTCGTACAGTCGATGCTAGCGGCTCAGTACCCGAAGTAGCGGATGCTATTTGGTCGGCGGTTACGGCCGTGCTTGACTAA
- the pncA gene encoding bifunctional nicotinamidase/pyrazinamidase — protein sequence MFSEETALILVDLQVDFMPTGMLPVLEADQVIPLANAAMQKYRTVVATQDWHPANHGSFAANHPWRKPGQVIDLHGLPQVLWPIHCVQDTWGSEFVAELNVDGITKVFRKGTDPEIDSYSGFYDNGHRKATGMGEWLREQGITEVHVLGVATDYCVKFTALDAVGEGFNTVLLEDACRGVNMNAGDVEAAIEEMTEAGVSISSTVAITA from the coding sequence ATGTTTTCTGAAGAGACCGCTCTAATTCTTGTCGACCTGCAGGTGGACTTCATGCCCACCGGCATGCTTCCCGTACTGGAAGCCGACCAGGTAATCCCGCTGGCCAACGCTGCTATGCAGAAATACCGTACGGTGGTGGCTACGCAGGATTGGCACCCGGCAAACCATGGCAGTTTTGCGGCGAACCATCCGTGGCGTAAACCCGGTCAGGTAATTGATCTGCACGGATTGCCACAAGTGTTGTGGCCCATACACTGCGTACAGGATACCTGGGGATCTGAATTCGTTGCGGAGCTAAACGTTGACGGGATTACCAAGGTGTTTCGAAAGGGTACCGACCCGGAAATCGATAGCTACAGCGGTTTCTACGACAATGGTCACCGCAAAGCCACGGGAATGGGGGAGTGGCTGCGCGAACAAGGAATTACGGAAGTTCACGTCCTCGGAGTAGCGACTGACTACTGCGTAAAATTCACCGCGCTGGATGCCGTCGGAGAGGGATTCAATACCGTCTTACTTGAGGACGCCTGCCGTGGGGTAAATATGAACGCTGGTGACGTTGAAGCAGCCATCGAGGAAATGACAGAAGCGGGGGTGAGCATTAGCTCAACAGTTGCTATAACTGCCTAG
- a CDS encoding alpha/beta hydrolase, translating into MEQERKEFSWVNQDGQRIVGTHWSIPTPRAVIGVIHGIGEHAGRYDHYVASFNEAGFAVLGYDRVGHGKSEGKRGHAKQYDQLLDEIEVILDQCREAYPGLPVFLYGHSMGGQLLLQYLIQRKPEVSGAIVSAPHIQLPEKPNPFQVGLGRLMRKIKPDFTQPTPLDLSKLSRDPQVAVAYQQDPLVHRQVSAQLGLDLLERAEELNAWTGTLPVPTLMMHGTADGITSHAASEAFSRRNGLVETFKSWPGYYHELHNEPTWPEVAKFVHDWITRQL; encoded by the coding sequence ATGGAGCAGGAACGAAAAGAATTTAGCTGGGTAAATCAGGATGGCCAGCGTATTGTGGGCACACACTGGAGTATACCGACCCCACGCGCAGTCATCGGCGTGATCCACGGCATCGGCGAACACGCCGGGCGCTACGACCATTACGTGGCCTCTTTTAACGAGGCGGGGTTTGCCGTGTTGGGATACGATCGCGTGGGCCACGGCAAAAGCGAAGGGAAACGTGGGCACGCCAAGCAGTACGACCAACTTTTAGATGAGATTGAGGTGATACTTGACCAGTGCCGGGAAGCCTATCCCGGACTCCCTGTATTTCTCTACGGTCACAGTATGGGTGGGCAGTTGCTCTTACAATACTTAATTCAGCGGAAGCCTGAAGTGTCGGGTGCCATCGTTTCCGCTCCGCACATCCAGTTGCCGGAAAAACCTAACCCATTCCAGGTTGGTCTGGGCCGGCTCATGCGCAAGATCAAGCCGGATTTTACGCAACCTACTCCCTTGGATCTAAGCAAACTCAGCCGAGACCCGCAAGTGGCCGTAGCCTATCAGCAGGACCCACTCGTTCACCGGCAGGTCAGTGCGCAATTGGGGTTGGATTTATTAGAGAGGGCGGAAGAACTGAATGCCTGGACCGGCACCCTACCGGTTCCTACCCTGATGATGCACGGTACGGCGGATGGAATTACCTCCCACGCAGCCAGCGAGGCCTTTAGCCGTCGAAATGGTCTTGTGGAGACCTTTAAATCCTGGCCCGGCTACTACCACGAGTTGCACAACGAGCCCACGTGGCCCGAGGTAGCGAAATTCGTACATGACTGGATCACTAGGCAGTTATAG
- the fmt gene encoding methionyl-tRNA formyltransferase, whose protein sequence is MKPRIVFMGTPEFAVPSLEILIAADYPVVGVITATDKMGGRGNKKLLESAVKKCAVRHGIPVLQPRNLKSPEFQDELRALRADLQIVVAFRMLPEAVWNMPRLGTFNLHGSLLPKYRGAAPINWAVINGEAETGCTTFKITHQIDTGDMLAQRTIPIGPNDTAGDVHDRMMLEGAELLLDTVKMLETGEYELKVQDASLACPAPKLFRENCRINWEQPGQTIHNFVRGLSPYPAAWTMLNNAQVKIIKATFQEHDHQDPAGLILSDDKTFLKVAVSGGYLFLHELQMAGRKRMTTDDFLRGSSLPPLAAFQ, encoded by the coding sequence ATGAAGCCACGCATCGTTTTTATGGGTACGCCCGAATTTGCCGTCCCCAGTCTGGAGATCCTCATCGCAGCCGATTATCCGGTGGTGGGCGTCATCACCGCAACTGATAAAATGGGCGGGCGGGGTAACAAGAAGTTATTGGAGTCCGCCGTAAAGAAATGTGCGGTCCGTCACGGCATCCCCGTCCTTCAACCACGCAACTTGAAGTCTCCGGAATTTCAGGACGAGCTTCGCGCTTTACGGGCGGACCTGCAAATCGTGGTGGCCTTTCGGATGCTACCCGAGGCGGTTTGGAATATGCCTCGTCTGGGCACCTTCAACCTTCACGGATCCCTTTTGCCGAAGTACCGTGGCGCTGCCCCCATCAACTGGGCGGTGATCAATGGCGAGGCAGAAACGGGCTGTACCACCTTCAAGATCACGCACCAAATTGATACCGGCGATATGCTCGCCCAGCGTACCATTCCCATTGGACCAAATGACACCGCAGGGGATGTCCACGACCGCATGATGCTGGAAGGAGCGGAATTGCTACTCGATACCGTTAAGATGCTCGAGACCGGTGAATACGAGTTGAAGGTCCAGGATGCCTCCCTGGCGTGTCCGGCACCAAAGCTTTTCCGGGAAAATTGCCGCATCAATTGGGAACAGCCCGGCCAGACCATCCACAACTTCGTTCGCGGCCTCAGCCCGTACCCGGCGGCCTGGACAATGCTGAACAACGCCCAGGTGAAGATCATCAAGGCTACATTCCAAGAACACGACCATCAGGATCCGGCTGGATTAATCTTATCCGACGACAAGACCTTTTTGAAAGTAGCCGTCAGTGGGGGCTATCTTTTCCTCCATGAGCTCCAGATGGCGGGCCGCAAAAGAATGACTACGGACGACTTCCTGCGTGGATCATCCCTGCCACCGCTGGCTGCTTTCCAGTAG